Proteins encoded in a region of the Natator depressus isolate rNatDep1 chromosome 23, rNatDep2.hap1, whole genome shotgun sequence genome:
- the LOC141976564 gene encoding DELTA-thalatoxin-Avl1a-like, protein MNTQAGMQDSLETYFERSVEIEITNESRDVTLHSPRSYCFSGHSLLPPSPRILPGSKESCLFTKGQYSFRGSVGLLVYNSDAFTLAIMFSNPFDYNLHYVEFGLEICPGKEHLGDMEEVYARMYDYMPANSCTTFKKAKLGQCQEALVVSAGNIRVMATMSNAAKAVIKVLVEEKGNPPPYSKNRFTTRYTPRVRTAATTDIQPKT, encoded by the exons ATGAACACCCAGGCTGGAATGCAAGACAGCCTGGAGACTTACTTCGAGAGGAGTGTGGAAATTGAGATAACCAACGAATCACGGGATGTGACCCTCCATTCCCCCAG GAGTTACTGCTTCAgcggccacagcctcctgcctccttccccccgaATCCTGCCAGGATCCAAGGAGAGCTGTCTGTTCACAAAGGGACAGTACAGCTTTCGTGGGAGCGTGGGATTGCTGGTGTACAACTCAGATGCCTTCACCCTTGCCATCATGTTCTCCAACCCCTTTGACTACAACCTCCACTATGTTGAGTTTGGCCTCGAGATCTGCCCAGGCAAAGAGCACCTTGGTGACATGGAGGAAGTCTATGCAAGGATGTACGATTATATGCCTGCCAACAGCTGCACAACGTTCAAGAAAGCCAAGCTGGGCCAATGCCAGGAAGCACTTGTGGTCTCCGCAGGGAATATCCGTGTCATGGCCACCATGTCCAATGCTGCCAAAGCAGTCATTAAAGTGCTTGTAGAGGAAAAAGGAAACCCACCTCCCTACTCAAAGAACCGATTTACTACAAGATACACTCCTAGAGTAAGGACTGCTGCTACGACTGACATCCAGCCTAAGACATGA